One part of the Pecten maximus chromosome 9, xPecMax1.1, whole genome shotgun sequence genome encodes these proteins:
- the LOC117334298 gene encoding uncharacterized protein LOC117334298 isoform X1, with protein sequence MAAVALLIILCLSRFVVAVGGQSYVGPTLDYGLGALSGGAGYYMLDGLVLPTGTINGLDYYVDRSSQWSPFTLTIFRPIGDSATTTQYRIIGTYPVTVEPSVVTGIASQNMSSADYIDVTAGDHTAFYSNLQHMSITAQFDANSNFNTRFSVPSNPVPAVGDSITFDRVGLGPTFYSLRVLVDESTNTVTTCQGGGFSVCDQLCTDDVTGYYCSCSSFYQLDPTDNATCVPIQRTCANTGNNYCSHNCTDTSTSFVCSCRQGFTLQSNGYSCVEDDLSGFIGEQGQTGLKGERGLQGSRGQKGVVGDNGPYWSTGSNRSARCERSTRGNRPSGFKGKCRHQRNERRVRKSRSERGEGVRWARRSHRSSWNYWDDRVYRATWDKWTEWCHGSEGTKGRYRCDGSIRN encoded by the exons TAGCTGTGGGCGGCCAGTCGTATGTGGGTCCGACCCTTGACTATGGGTTGGGTGCCCTGAGCGGTGGAGCAGGGTACTACATGCTGGACGGGCTGGTCCTCCCGACCGGAACCATAAACGGACTGGACTACTATGTTGACCGCAGCTCCCAGTGGTCACCGTTCACACTCACAATATTTCGTCCGATTGGTGATTCGGCCACCACGACACAGTACCGAATTATTGGGACCTATCCCGTTACAGTAGAGCCCTCCGTGGTTACGGGTATAGCATCG CAAAACATGAGCAGTGCTGACTATATAGACGTAACAGCCGGGGATCACACTGCCTTTTACAGTAACCTACAGCATATGTCCATCACAGCCCAGTTTGACGCCAACTCGAACTTTAACACCCGGTTCTCTGTCCCCTCAAACCCCGTACCAGCTGTCGGGGACTCCATAACCTTCGACAGAGTTGGACTGGGTCCAACATTCTACTCGCTACGAGTATTAGTGGATGAAT CCACCAATACGGTGACCACGTGTCAGGGAGGAGGATTCAGCGTCTGTGATCAGCTTTGTACTGATGACGTCACGGGATACTACTGCAGTTGTAGCTCCTTCTACCAACTGGATCCGACTGACAATGCCACTTGTG TACCAATTCAACGCACTTGTGCGAATACAGGAAATAACTACTGCAGCCATAACTGTACTGACACAAGTACAAGTTTCGTTTGTTCCTGTCGACAAGGATTTACTCTTCAGAGTAACGGATACTCTTGTGTAG AAGATGATCTGAGTGGATTTATCGGGGAGCAGGGCCAGACCGGATTGAAAGGCGAGAGAGGACTACAGGGATCCAGAGGTCAGAAAGGCGTTGTGGGGGACAACGGGCCTTATTGGTCCACAG GGTCAAACCGGTCTGCAAGGTGTGAACGGAGTACAAGGGGCAACAGGCCCAGTGGGTTCAAAGGGAAATGCAGGCACCAAAGGAATGAAAGGAGAGTTAGGAAATCAAGGTCAGAACGGGGAGAAGGGGTCCGTTGGGCCCGCAGGAGTCACAGGTCCAGTTGGAATTATTGGGATGACCGGGTCTACAGGGCTACCTGGGATAAATGGACTGAATGGTGCCATGGGTCCGAAGGGACAAAAGGGCGATACAG GTGTGACGGGTCCATCCGGAACTAA
- the LOC117334298 gene encoding fibrillin-2-like isoform X2: protein MKGELGNQGQNGEKGSVGPAGVTGPVGIIGMTGSTGLPGINGLNGAMGPKGQKGDTGVTGPSGTNGMPGLQGSPGQTGETGQKGNTGSKGDSGKEGVTGNTGPMGATGLQGPTFQDVDECQTNNICDHNCVNTVGSYYCTCNAGYSIRDNTTCVESLECSVQNGGCQHGCAERTGGYVCSCNGGYDLGPDRHSCIDQNECSNSTQGGCSSSEVCINTPGGSICVPVDNTAACTGAVSQRQNECQYSSGLVSGNTIIGFIVWLVILTLLVLGILGCVLCINNNKRGYSNSGYDRSRRSSEIWEDKSGTNPTRFSSIRTRLPETNYTYY from the exons ATGAAAGGAGAGTTAGGAAATCAAGGTCAGAACGGGGAGAAGGGGTCCGTTGGGCCCGCAGGAGTCACAGGTCCAGTTGGAATTATTGGGATGACCGGGTCTACAGGGCTACCTGGGATAAATGGACTGAATGGTGCCATGGGTCCGAAGGGACAAAAGGGCGATACAG GTGTGACGGGTCCATCCGGAACTAACGGCATGCCCGGTCTTCAAGGATCTCCGGGACAGACGGGAGAGACGGGACAGAAAGGAAATACGGGTTCCAAGGGAGATTCCGGAAAAGAGGGCGTGACGGGTAATACAGGTCCAATGGGAGCTACTGGACTTCAGGGTCCGACATTCCAAG ATGTAGACGAATGCCAGACTAACAACATTTGTGACCACAACTGTGTGAATACTGTTGGGAGCTACTACTGCACGTGTAATGCCGGCTACTCTATAAGGGACAACACAACGTGTGTcg AGTCCCTGGAGTGCAGTGTTCAGAACGGAGGATGTCAGCACGGGTGTGCTGAGAGGACCGGTGGTTACGTGTGTAGCTGTAACGGAGGCTACGACCTGGGGCCAGACAGACACTCATGTATAG ATCAAAACGAGTGCTCTAACTCGACACAGGGAGGGTGTTCCTCGAGTGAGGTGTGTATCAATACCCCCGGGGGTAGTATTTGTGTACCTGTAGATAACACCGCCGCCTGCACTGGAG CGGTGTCACAGAGGCAGAATGAGTGTCAATACAGCTCCGGACTGGTCAGTGGAAACACCATAATAGGTTTTATCGTGTGGCTGGTCATTCTGACCTTACTGGTACTCGGGATCCTCggctgtgtgttgtgtattaacaataacaagaggGGATATTCTAATTCGGGTTACGATAGGAGTCGACGATCATCGGAGATCTGGGAGGACAAATCCGGAACCAACCCGACACGGTTCAGCAGTATCCGGACCAGACTACCGGAGACGAACTATACTTACTACTGA